Proteins encoded together in one Salarchaeum sp. JOR-1 window:
- a CDS encoding HalX domain-containing protein: MVGQTPCPTVLVVDEADRHDRYRSWLPGYDVRTVETERAAADALSEGVNVLLLNACRHRDSALVERSHRHGARVALLAADNGGSVHGLNASVPRPVDRESVVATVETLLAHTTYDAALDELFVLCKRRAALLDGNADRSETVAALSRRIDALITELDTTIAEFATDDFRTAFRDVDTPQSDGETGRWRRRKTYSDRTQ; this comes from the coding sequence ATGGTGGGGCAGACGCCGTGTCCGACAGTTCTCGTCGTCGACGAGGCCGACCGACACGACCGCTATCGGTCGTGGCTACCGGGATACGACGTCCGTACCGTCGAAACCGAGCGAGCGGCCGCTGACGCTCTTTCCGAGGGCGTGAACGTCCTCCTCCTCAACGCGTGCAGGCACCGCGACAGCGCGCTCGTGGAGCGAAGCCACCGACACGGCGCTCGCGTCGCCCTGCTCGCCGCCGACAACGGCGGCAGCGTCCACGGGCTCAACGCCAGCGTCCCCAGGCCAGTCGACCGCGAGAGCGTCGTGGCCACCGTCGAAACCCTGCTCGCGCACACCACGTACGACGCCGCCCTCGACGAACTCTTCGTGCTGTGCAAGCGCCGCGCCGCCCTCCTCGACGGGAACGCAGACCGCTCGGAAACGGTCGCCGCGCTCTCCCGGCGCATCGACGCCCTCATTACCGAACTCGACACCACCATTGCGGAGTTCGCGACCGACGACTTCCGCACTGCCTTCCGCGACGTCGACACCCCGCAGTCAGACGGCGAAACCGGAAGATGGCGTCGACGGAAGACTTATTCAGACAGAACGCAGT